A section of the Litoribacterium kuwaitense genome encodes:
- a CDS encoding DUF350 domain-containing protein has translation MSSFWENDFITTAGNYSVVVLSIIVFLAIFELVTKYSNWKEIRQGNISVAMATGGKIFGIANIFRHSILQNESVLMMFAWGCFGFFLLMLGYIMFEFLTPTFNVDKEIEKDNRAVGLLSMIISVGLSYVIGAGIH, from the coding sequence ATGAGCTCATTCTGGGAAAATGATTTTATAACAACCGCAGGGAATTATAGTGTCGTCGTCTTGAGCATCATCGTCTTCCTCGCCATCTTTGAGTTAGTGACGAAGTACAGCAATTGGAAAGAAATTCGCCAAGGAAATATATCAGTGGCAATGGCGACGGGCGGGAAGATCTTTGGGATTGCCAACATTTTTCGCCATTCCATCCTGCAAAATGAATCTGTGCTCATGATGTTTGCTTGGGGTTGCTTCGGCTTCTTTCTATTAATGTTAGGGTACATTATGTTTGAATTCCTGACCCCAACATTTAATGTCGATAAAGAAATTGAGAAGGATAACCGGGCAGTAGGACTTTTATCTATGATTATTTCCGTAGGCTTGTCCTACGTGATCGGTGCAGGCATCCATTAG
- the polX gene encoding DNA polymerase/3'-5' exonuclease PolX, whose product MNKKEIIRVLETIAVLLEIKGENTFKTAAYRRAAAALEQIEKSMDEIEDPSALKGIGKGTAQVISDCVTNGHSPLLEELEATIPPGLPPLLSLPGLGGKKIAKLSQELGIRDAATLKAACEQQKVRQLPGFGEKSELKILEALEKNEDTNQRLSYASVRTFAQRLLHEVCQLEGVEKAELGGSFRRTEETVKDLDMIVATKHAAGVSERLKTMDSVEEVIAGGEKKVTIRADHPSIQVDFRLVSPDEFAATLHHFTGSKEHNVRMRQIAKERAEKISEYGIETEHGLVVPESEEALYARYNLPWMPPEIRQGHKEFDLVERIPELLKLSHVRGDLHMHTTWSDGAHSVEEMALAAKARGYEYIVITDHSVSLRVANGLTSDRLRRQSEEIDRVNEQIGGIHIFKGTEMDILPDGSLDYEDDLLQEMDFVIASIHSSFQQSSDKIMQRLENALKNAHVDLIAHPTGRLIGRRDGYKVDVDALIHLASETNTALELNANPNRFDLHHSWLEKVIAAGVPISISTDAHSIEMLSDMEEGVRIARKAFAKPEQVLNTKSKNAFKQWINRPNLK is encoded by the coding sequence ATGAATAAAAAAGAGATTATTCGTGTGTTAGAAACCATCGCTGTTTTGTTAGAAATCAAAGGAGAAAATACGTTTAAAACGGCTGCATACCGTAGAGCAGCGGCTGCCTTAGAGCAGATCGAGAAAAGTATGGATGAGATCGAGGATCCATCTGCCTTAAAAGGAATCGGGAAAGGAACAGCACAAGTCATCTCAGACTGTGTTACGAACGGCCATTCACCTTTGCTCGAAGAATTGGAGGCGACGATTCCGCCAGGGTTGCCACCTTTGTTAAGCCTTCCAGGACTAGGCGGCAAAAAGATTGCCAAGCTCTCACAGGAACTTGGCATTCGTGATGCTGCAACGTTAAAAGCAGCGTGTGAACAGCAAAAGGTTCGCCAGCTTCCGGGGTTTGGTGAAAAATCAGAGCTGAAAATACTAGAAGCGCTAGAAAAGAATGAGGATACGAATCAAAGGCTGTCCTATGCTTCTGTTCGCACATTTGCGCAGCGGTTGCTGCATGAAGTATGCCAACTTGAAGGCGTTGAAAAGGCTGAGCTTGGAGGAAGTTTCCGGCGGACTGAAGAAACGGTGAAAGATCTTGATATGATTGTTGCCACTAAACATGCTGCAGGCGTCAGTGAACGGTTAAAGACGATGGACAGTGTTGAAGAAGTGATCGCTGGCGGTGAAAAAAAAGTGACGATTCGCGCGGATCATCCGTCGATTCAAGTCGATTTTCGCCTCGTTTCTCCTGATGAATTTGCGGCGACGCTTCATCATTTCACAGGTTCTAAAGAGCATAACGTTCGGATGAGGCAGATCGCCAAGGAACGGGCAGAAAAAATCTCTGAATATGGCATTGAAACAGAGCATGGACTAGTCGTTCCAGAGAGTGAGGAAGCTCTTTATGCACGATATAACCTGCCGTGGATGCCTCCAGAAATACGTCAAGGCCATAAAGAATTTGACCTCGTAGAACGTATTCCGGAACTCCTCAAGCTTTCTCATGTTCGTGGTGACCTCCATATGCATACGACATGGAGCGATGGTGCGCATTCGGTTGAGGAAATGGCACTTGCAGCTAAAGCGAGGGGCTATGAGTATATTGTAATCACAGACCATTCAGTATCACTCCGAGTAGCAAATGGGTTAACCTCTGACCGCCTGCGGCGACAAAGCGAAGAAATCGATCGAGTGAATGAACAAATTGGAGGCATTCATATATTTAAAGGGACTGAAATGGACATTCTTCCAGATGGGTCATTGGATTATGAAGATGACTTGCTACAGGAAATGGACTTTGTCATTGCCTCGATTCATTCATCATTTCAGCAGTCGAGTGACAAAATCATGCAGCGTCTTGAGAATGCTTTGAAAAATGCTCATGTTGATTTAATTGCTCATCCAACGGGACGCTTGATTGGAAGGCGTGATGGCTATAAAGTTGATGTTGACGCTTTAATCCACCTCGCAAGCGAAACGAATACAGCTTTAGAGCTGAACGCCAATCCAAATCGATTCGATTTGCATCACAGCTGGCTTGAAAAAGTTATCGCAGCCGGTGTGCCAATTTCTATTTCAACCGACGCCCATAGCATTGAAATGCTTTCCGATATGGAAGAAGGTGTTCGCATCGCTCGCAAAGCGTTTGCGAAGCCCGAGCAAGTTTTAAATACAAAGTCGAAGAACGCTTTTAAACAGTGGATCAATCGACCGAATTTGAAGTAG
- the sspI gene encoding small acid-soluble spore protein SspI, whose translation MDLNLRKAITANVASNSKEELEGTILDAIQSGEEKMLPGLGVLFEIIWQQSDEQEQEQMLSTLYDGLR comes from the coding sequence ATGGATTTGAATTTAAGAAAAGCCATTACTGCCAATGTGGCGTCGAATTCAAAAGAGGAATTGGAAGGTACCATCCTTGATGCCATCCAAAGCGGTGAAGAAAAAATGCTTCCAGGCTTAGGCGTCCTGTTTGAAATCATCTGGCAACAATCCGACGAACAAGAGCAGGAGCAAATGCTTTCAACGTTATACGATGGGCTTAGATAA
- a CDS encoding TrmH family RNA methyltransferase, with amino-acid sequence MKTIHSTQNSFVKQLKKLHKKKYRDQMSQFLIEGPHLFAEALSAGQVMPYLLVEEDKLQTFQPPKDSEVIICSEDVIRTLSQTESPQGIIAVCHILKPPMTDILQSNCSLALLDDIQDPGNLGTLIRTAEVLGMTAVVLGKHCADMYNSKAVRATQGALFHLPVIRDDLNGLVNKLAQANVPIFATAMDGLPLEKVQIERKYAVVFGNEGRGIDEHLLSAANERISIPMAGKTESLNVTVAAGIVMYGLQAKKNG; translated from the coding sequence GTGAAAACAATTCATTCGACACAAAATTCATTTGTGAAGCAGTTAAAGAAATTGCATAAGAAAAAATATCGAGATCAAATGAGTCAGTTTTTAATTGAGGGTCCACACTTATTTGCTGAGGCTCTTTCTGCTGGTCAGGTGATGCCTTATCTGCTTGTGGAAGAAGACAAGCTGCAAACATTTCAGCCGCCGAAAGATAGTGAAGTCATCATATGCAGTGAAGATGTGATTCGGACGCTCAGTCAAACAGAATCACCACAAGGGATCATCGCTGTTTGTCACATCCTTAAGCCTCCTATGACTGATATTCTTCAAAGCAACTGCAGTCTTGCGCTGCTTGATGATATTCAAGACCCTGGGAATCTCGGCACCTTAATTCGTACGGCTGAAGTCCTTGGAATGACGGCTGTTGTTTTAGGGAAGCATTGTGCTGACATGTATAACAGCAAAGCGGTCCGTGCGACACAAGGGGCGCTGTTTCATCTCCCCGTCATACGAGACGATTTAAATGGTTTGGTGAACAAGCTAGCGCAAGCGAACGTTCCAATCTTTGCAACAGCGATGGACGGTTTGCCGCTAGAGAAAGTTCAAATCGAGCGAAAATATGCTGTCGTGTTCGGCAATGAAGGTCGGGGCATCGACGAGCACTTACTGTCGGCTGCAAACGAGCGTATATCGATCCCGATGGCAGGGAAAACGGAGTCATTAAACGTCACCGTTGCTGCTGGCATTGTGATGTACGGTTTGCAAGCGAAAAAAAATGGCTAA
- the zapA gene encoding cell division protein ZapA translates to MSSKNKNKTTIQILGQSFTIVGSENTSHIREVAETVDETMREIDLKHPYLGMNRVAMLTAINIMSDHLKLQESYDQLQKEHDLLQDYIRKEEKLKDA, encoded by the coding sequence TTGTCTAGTAAGAATAAAAATAAAACAACTATCCAAATCCTTGGACAATCGTTTACGATCGTTGGTTCAGAAAATACTTCCCATATTCGTGAAGTGGCAGAAACCGTGGACGAAACTATGAGGGAAATAGATTTAAAGCACCCTTACTTAGGGATGAACCGAGTGGCTATGCTGACAGCGATCAACATTATGAGCGATCATTTAAAATTACAGGAATCGTACGATCAACTGCAAAAAGAGCATGATTTATTGCAGGATTATATTCGGAAAGAGGAAAAACTAAAGGATGCTTAA
- a CDS encoding endonuclease MutS2, with product MNERAIHVLEFQKVRQALAQHASSSLGKEKANTLMPSPSFEKVQIWHEQTDEAATIVRKKGHVPLGGMSDIRPHIKRAEIGGALNPEELSAVALTIYAGQQMQRFTDDLREEGEDLPHLYETIDHIHGLAELRRHIEQCIDEHGAVSDSASHTLGVIRRQRRTTESRVRDKLNQMTKSSSTQKMLSDSIITIRNDRFVVPVKQEYRQAIGGIVHDQSASGQTLFIEPQAVVTMNNELRQLRVKEKEEVERILRMLSGEVAEETEALMTNVSTLAEVDFWFAKAFYGAAIKASRPALDETGHTKLFQARHPLLDSSEAVPSDIELGGDFHTMVITGPNTGGKTVTLKTFGLITFMGQAGLQIPARDGSKIGIFENVFADIGDEQSIEQSLSTFSSHMTQIVDILKEVNSNSLVLFDELGAGTDPQEGAALAMAILDEVHKKGASTIATTHYPELKAYGYNREGVINASVEFNTETLQPTYRLLIGVPGRSNAFDISRRLGLEEDIVAKAADQVGVESHKVNNMILSLERSRKRAEEDKEAAEAHLAEAEALHRSLEEELAQFQEEKERLYQKAEERAEKTLAASRAEAEEIIQQLRTLQKQSQQDIKDHELIEAKKRLEEASPKLTGKKKKPAIPKKPRHQNLQPGDEVKHIPFGQHGHIVAKRGENEFEVQLGVLKVKASLDDLQYVSRPEPVETRPLSVVKGRGQPVKTEIDLRGERYEDALHRLEKYVDEALLSGYPRVSIIHGKGTGALRKGVQQFVKQHRSIKSSRMGESGEGGSGVTVIELK from the coding sequence ATGAACGAACGTGCGATTCATGTGCTAGAGTTTCAAAAGGTTCGTCAAGCGCTAGCCCAGCATGCCTCGTCATCGCTAGGAAAAGAAAAAGCGAATACGTTAATGCCTTCTCCTTCATTTGAGAAAGTGCAAATATGGCATGAACAAACTGACGAAGCAGCGACGATTGTGCGTAAAAAAGGTCACGTTCCTCTTGGGGGAATGTCTGACATTCGTCCGCATATTAAACGCGCCGAGATTGGTGGTGCTTTAAACCCTGAAGAGCTCAGTGCTGTTGCATTAACGATTTATGCAGGTCAGCAAATGCAGCGCTTTACTGATGACTTAAGAGAAGAGGGAGAAGATCTCCCTCATTTATACGAAACGATAGACCATATACACGGCTTAGCTGAATTGCGCAGGCACATTGAGCAATGTATTGACGAGCATGGAGCCGTATCAGATTCTGCGAGCCATACCCTTGGTGTCATTCGGCGCCAGCGCCGGACAACAGAGTCACGGGTACGTGACAAGCTTAACCAGATGACAAAATCAAGTTCAACACAAAAGATGTTGTCCGATTCAATTATTACAATCCGGAATGATCGTTTCGTCGTCCCTGTGAAACAGGAATATCGACAAGCAATCGGCGGTATCGTTCATGATCAGTCGGCATCTGGACAAACACTTTTCATTGAGCCGCAAGCTGTCGTTACGATGAATAATGAGCTGCGCCAACTTCGGGTTAAGGAAAAAGAAGAGGTTGAGCGCATTTTACGCATGTTGTCTGGCGAAGTTGCCGAAGAAACAGAGGCACTCATGACCAATGTTTCCACGCTAGCTGAAGTGGATTTTTGGTTTGCCAAAGCGTTTTATGGCGCAGCCATTAAAGCGAGTCGACCAGCATTGGACGAAACAGGGCATACGAAGCTGTTTCAAGCTCGACACCCGCTGCTTGATAGTAGTGAAGCAGTGCCAAGCGATATTGAGCTCGGTGGCGATTTTCATACAATGGTTATTACCGGTCCGAATACAGGCGGAAAAACGGTCACATTGAAAACGTTTGGCCTCATCACATTTATGGGGCAAGCTGGTTTGCAAATCCCTGCGCGGGACGGGTCTAAAATCGGCATTTTTGAAAATGTGTTTGCCGATATTGGCGACGAACAGTCCATTGAGCAAAGCCTTAGTACATTTTCTTCGCATATGACGCAAATTGTTGATATCTTAAAAGAAGTGAATTCAAATTCTCTCGTCTTGTTTGATGAGCTTGGTGCCGGCACCGATCCACAGGAAGGTGCGGCTTTAGCAATGGCGATTCTTGATGAGGTGCATAAAAAAGGGGCGAGCACGATTGCGACGACGCACTACCCAGAATTGAAAGCATATGGGTACAACCGTGAAGGCGTCATTAATGCTTCCGTAGAGTTTAATACAGAGACGTTACAGCCGACTTACCGCTTGCTGATCGGCGTACCGGGACGGAGTAATGCGTTTGATATATCACGTCGGCTCGGTCTGGAAGAAGATATCGTTGCAAAAGCCGCCGACCAAGTCGGTGTAGAGAGTCATAAGGTCAACAATATGATTCTGTCATTGGAACGCTCGCGTAAACGTGCGGAAGAGGACAAAGAGGCTGCCGAAGCGCATTTAGCAGAAGCTGAAGCTTTGCACCGTTCGCTTGAGGAGGAATTGGCACAATTTCAAGAAGAAAAGGAACGGCTGTATCAAAAAGCGGAAGAGCGTGCTGAAAAAACGCTGGCAGCGTCACGAGCAGAAGCTGAAGAAATCATTCAACAATTACGTACGCTCCAGAAACAGTCCCAGCAAGACATTAAAGACCACGAATTGATTGAAGCGAAAAAACGACTTGAGGAAGCAAGTCCGAAATTGACAGGAAAGAAAAAGAAACCTGCTATACCGAAAAAACCGCGACATCAAAACTTGCAACCTGGAGATGAAGTGAAGCATATCCCATTTGGTCAACACGGACACATTGTTGCTAAACGAGGCGAAAATGAATTTGAAGTACAGCTTGGTGTCTTAAAAGTCAAAGCTTCATTAGACGATTTGCAATATGTTTCACGGCCTGAGCCAGTTGAGACGCGACCCCTATCTGTAGTGAAAGGGCGCGGGCAACCTGTCAAGACGGAGATTGATTTACGTGGGGAACGCTATGAGGATGCTTTGCATCGATTAGAAAAGTACGTCGATGAGGCTCTCTTGTCCGGTTATCCCCGGGTGTCGATCATTCATGGAAAAGGAACGGGCGCACTTCGTAAAGGCGTACAGCAATTTGTCAAACAGCACCGCTCCATTAAAAGTTCACGGATGGGTGAATCGGGAGAAGGAGGCAGTGGCGTCACTGTCATAGAGTTAAAATAG
- a CDS encoding CvpA family protein, with the protein MLNVIIFVILCAGFFIGIRRGLILQVIHMAGLVISFIVAFLYYKEFSQMIKFWIPYSGGEDGTFALFADGIFLEQTFYQGVAFAVLFFGTKIILQMIGAMLDFLADLPLLSTVNRALGGAFGLIEVYLIIFVLLYVAALTPVEQVQRSIDDSSIAKVIVEKTPILSQEIKERWFVQTNQ; encoded by the coding sequence ATGCTTAACGTCATTATATTTGTAATTCTTTGTGCCGGCTTTTTTATTGGTATTCGAAGAGGCCTCATTCTGCAAGTGATACATATGGCAGGTCTAGTCATTTCATTTATTGTTGCTTTTTTATATTATAAAGAGTTTAGTCAAATGATAAAATTTTGGATCCCTTATTCTGGAGGTGAAGACGGTACTTTCGCGTTGTTTGCGGATGGTATCTTTTTGGAACAAACGTTCTATCAAGGGGTCGCTTTTGCTGTTCTTTTTTTTGGCACGAAAATTATCCTGCAAATGATCGGTGCCATGCTTGATTTTTTAGCGGACTTGCCGCTGTTAAGTACGGTAAATCGCGCGCTAGGTGGGGCATTTGGGTTAATAGAAGTCTATCTTATCATTTTTGTCCTATTATATGTCGCAGCATTAACGCCTGTCGAACAGGTACAGCGAAGTATTGATGATTCGAGTATAGCTAAAGTCATCGTTGAAAAAACGCCTATACTTTCCCAGGAAATAAAAGAGCGCTGGTTTGTTCAAACGAACCAGTGA
- the pheT gene encoding phenylalanine--tRNA ligase subunit beta encodes MLVSYKWLSQYVDVSTESPANLAEKVTRTGIEVEQISQWNSTLDHIVLGYVESCEPHPNADKLSVCQVRVGDEESAQIVCGAPNVAAGQTVIVARPGARLPGGIKIKKAKLRGTASEGMICSLSELGIPQALVPKEYADGIFVYDGEADAGTPVSDALQLDDTVIELELTANRGDCMSMVGVAYETAAILEGDVSWPKEDIQESELDAHDAIEVIVEAPEDNPLYIAKMIDNVTIKPAPFWMQRRLMSAGIRPINNVVDITNYVLLEYGQPLHAFDYDRLGSKQIVVRHAKANESMITLDGQTRSLAEGQLVITNGMKPIAMAGVMGGQDTEVTSETTTVLLEAAYFSPDAVRQTSRAHGLRSDSSARFEKRVDPERTIKAANRAAYLLEKYAGGSVRKGSVTAKATVPTAQTVSVSLEEINGLLGTTLSEAEVERTLTALHFSVDVSNGVFHVIVPTRRPDISIAEDLIEEVGRLYGYDRLPATIPASIPADIGLTPTQQSVRKMRRLLEAAGMHEAITYSLTHESKASQFSMYPELRSLAVASPMTEERQVLRHSLLPHLLDAIGHNQRRSVARRALYEVGSVYVSESGPEHHEEHRHVAGVISGEVQAQSWLAQKQDVDFFSLKGVVEMLFTEFGVTGQVSFRADQREELHPGRTASIVYDGEVIGFIGQLHPHVAQELDLDDTYVFELKTSPWILQSQAKNTYVPVPKYPAVTRDIALVVDQTASAGEIEMQMRQAGGSLLTNVALFDVYEGERLEKGKKSLAFSLRFSHAERTLTDEEVTEAYEAVLGKLERTFGAELRSS; translated from the coding sequence ATGCTTGTTTCTTATAAATGGTTGAGTCAATATGTAGATGTCTCTACAGAGTCACCAGCAAATCTTGCCGAAAAAGTGACTCGGACAGGAATCGAAGTAGAACAAATCAGCCAATGGAATTCTACACTCGATCATATCGTTCTAGGATACGTTGAATCGTGTGAGCCTCATCCTAATGCCGACAAGCTCAGCGTCTGTCAAGTACGTGTCGGTGATGAAGAGAGCGCGCAAATCGTTTGCGGTGCGCCGAATGTAGCTGCTGGTCAAACGGTGATCGTAGCACGCCCAGGCGCTCGTCTTCCTGGTGGCATTAAAATCAAAAAAGCGAAGCTTCGTGGCACAGCCTCTGAAGGAATGATATGTTCTCTGTCAGAGCTTGGCATTCCGCAAGCGCTCGTTCCGAAAGAATATGCTGACGGCATTTTTGTCTATGATGGTGAAGCTGACGCAGGGACACCAGTGAGCGATGCATTGCAGCTTGATGATACAGTCATCGAGCTTGAGCTGACCGCAAATCGTGGCGATTGTATGAGTATGGTCGGTGTCGCTTATGAAACCGCAGCAATTCTTGAAGGCGATGTGAGTTGGCCGAAAGAAGACATTCAGGAAAGTGAACTTGACGCTCATGATGCGATTGAGGTCATTGTTGAAGCACCTGAGGACAACCCGTTATATATCGCCAAGATGATTGACAATGTTACCATTAAGCCAGCGCCATTTTGGATGCAGCGTCGACTGATGAGCGCCGGCATCCGTCCGATTAATAACGTTGTTGACATTACAAACTACGTATTACTTGAATACGGACAGCCGTTGCATGCCTTTGACTACGACCGGCTCGGGTCAAAGCAAATTGTTGTACGTCATGCCAAAGCGAACGAGAGTATGATTACACTTGACGGGCAGACACGTTCATTAGCTGAAGGGCAGCTTGTCATTACGAATGGCATGAAGCCGATTGCGATGGCAGGTGTCATGGGAGGTCAAGATACAGAGGTCACATCGGAGACGACGACCGTCTTGCTGGAAGCGGCTTACTTCTCTCCGGATGCCGTTCGCCAAACGTCAAGAGCTCATGGTCTTCGCAGCGACTCGAGTGCACGCTTTGAAAAACGTGTTGATCCTGAGCGAACAATAAAAGCAGCCAACCGTGCCGCTTATTTGCTGGAAAAATACGCGGGAGGGTCAGTGCGAAAAGGTTCTGTCACCGCAAAAGCGACAGTACCAACAGCTCAAACGGTATCTGTATCGCTTGAGGAAATCAATGGATTACTTGGTACGACACTTTCTGAAGCTGAAGTAGAACGTACGTTAACAGCCTTGCATTTTTCCGTTGACGTATCGAATGGAGTGTTTCATGTCATCGTGCCGACAAGGCGACCTGATATTTCCATTGCTGAAGATTTAATTGAAGAGGTTGGTCGTCTTTACGGATATGATCGTCTGCCTGCGACAATTCCTGCATCCATACCAGCAGACATCGGTTTAACACCAACACAGCAGTCGGTACGAAAAATGAGGAGATTGCTTGAAGCTGCGGGTATGCACGAAGCAATTACGTACTCTTTAACACATGAAAGTAAAGCGAGCCAATTTTCTATGTATCCAGAACTTCGCTCTCTTGCAGTCGCGTCACCAATGACTGAGGAACGCCAAGTCTTGCGTCATAGTTTGTTGCCTCATCTGCTCGATGCAATTGGCCACAACCAACGTCGTTCAGTAGCGAGAAGAGCACTTTACGAAGTCGGTTCTGTCTATGTATCAGAGAGCGGTCCAGAACATCATGAAGAGCATCGACACGTTGCAGGCGTTATATCAGGTGAAGTCCAAGCGCAAAGCTGGCTTGCGCAAAAGCAAGACGTTGACTTTTTTTCATTAAAAGGCGTTGTCGAAATGCTTTTCACTGAGTTTGGTGTTACAGGTCAAGTGTCATTTAGAGCAGATCAGCGCGAAGAATTGCACCCTGGAAGGACTGCATCGATCGTTTACGATGGAGAAGTGATTGGATTTATCGGTCAATTGCATCCACATGTTGCACAAGAACTCGATCTTGATGATACGTACGTTTTTGAATTAAAAACGTCACCATGGATTCTCCAAAGTCAAGCGAAAAACACATACGTACCTGTACCTAAATACCCTGCAGTGACGAGAGATATTGCTTTAGTTGTTGATCAAACGGCATCTGCTGGTGAGATTGAAATGCAAATGAGACAAGCGGGCGGTTCATTATTGACAAATGTAGCATTGTTTGATGTGTACGAAGGAGAGCGTCTCGAAAAAGGAAAGAAATCACTCGCATTTTCACTCCGGTTTAGTCATGCTGAACGCACACTTACAGATGAAGAAGTGACTGAAGCGTATGAAGCAGTTCTAGGTAAATTAGAGCGTACGTTTGGCGCAGAGCTACGTTCATCATAA
- the pheS gene encoding phenylalanine--tRNA ligase subunit alpha: MKDKLIALQEEALQAIKQATRVKDLQDTKVKYLGKKGPMTEVLRGMGKLSAEERPVIGQVANEVRSAIQIAIDEKQESLQAEEMQRKLEQETLDVTLPGMPQQVGHPHPLTLVIEEIEDFFLSMGYTIAEGPEVESDYYNFEALNMPPDHPARDTQDSFYITEEFLLRTQTSPVQPRSMEKQNGKGPLKIICPGKVYRRDTDDATHSHQFMQIEGMVIDRGIQMSDLKGTLERFAKEMFGEERDIRLRPSYFPFTEPSVEVDISCSICQGEGCSVCKKTGWIEILGAGMVHPNVLKMAGFDPEEYSGFAFGMGPDRVAMLRYGIEDIRHFYTNDIRFIQQFNR, from the coding sequence ATGAAAGATAAGCTGATTGCATTGCAGGAGGAAGCACTTCAGGCGATAAAGCAAGCGACACGTGTAAAGGATCTTCAAGACACAAAGGTCAAATATTTAGGTAAAAAAGGGCCGATGACAGAAGTGCTTCGTGGCATGGGTAAGCTGTCTGCGGAAGAACGACCGGTCATCGGACAGGTGGCGAATGAAGTACGAAGCGCGATTCAGATTGCCATTGACGAGAAACAAGAAAGTCTCCAAGCTGAGGAAATGCAGCGAAAACTAGAACAGGAAACGCTCGATGTCACGCTTCCGGGGATGCCCCAGCAAGTAGGACACCCACATCCTTTGACGCTCGTTATTGAAGAGATTGAGGATTTTTTCCTATCAATGGGTTATACGATTGCTGAAGGGCCTGAGGTGGAGAGTGATTATTACAACTTTGAAGCGCTCAACATGCCGCCCGATCACCCGGCTCGCGATACGCAAGACTCATTCTACATTACTGAAGAGTTCCTGCTTAGAACGCAAACATCTCCAGTTCAACCGCGTTCAATGGAGAAGCAGAACGGAAAAGGACCACTTAAAATCATATGTCCAGGGAAAGTGTACAGACGGGATACCGACGATGCTACACATTCGCACCAGTTTATGCAAATTGAAGGCATGGTGATCGATCGGGGCATTCAAATGAGCGATCTCAAAGGCACTCTTGAGCGCTTTGCCAAAGAAATGTTTGGTGAAGAACGTGATATCCGTTTACGTCCTAGTTATTTTCCGTTTACTGAGCCATCCGTTGAAGTTGATATCTCTTGTAGTATATGTCAAGGAGAAGGCTGCTCGGTATGTAAGAAAACGGGTTGGATTGAAATTTTAGGCGCAGGAATGGTTCATCCGAATGTGCTAAAAATGGCAGGTTTTGACCCTGAAGAGTATTCCGGCTTTGCTTTTGGGATGGGACCTGACCGTGTAGCGATGCTTAGATATGGCATTGAAGATATTCGCCATTTTTACACAAATGACATTCGTTTTATTCAGCAATTTAACAGGTAA